Proteins encoded within one genomic window of Fibrobacter sp. UWB16:
- a CDS encoding fibronectin type III domain-containing protein yields the protein MRKFTIWKLATTLAFLVSMNACSNSSSPDDSDDYTDSTSSKNSDDGKNSNSSSNTCDVLKKLELGAPTNFTVTKESDSLWLLSWDYTRNESRAETNFEIESLNMDDKSPKWESEGTTNADVTIYMLKGAKKAGKYYRVVAIDKCGRSKESNRQQIKADGNATEDSTTTTVTSDMPTDLALTRIAPSIWELSWKYSNLSDDPNRSFVIQTSKLKDFKWKSIKSKIEGNVRNYYIQGRDQIETYYRIAVVNSGDTSAFTEAVQLTPDVAYRDYMALNTPTPSTKFTLYYNTGIEADKDTSSEDKVYTGAVATYTITENLISKYIVESEYTDTVYYEARWFTSLENYNYYKGNCEGMKKSNKCDSCYWTETFPYQEPSISKRFSVYDDYADAEKKTKVFNDCASKYKYTAENHAKLYDPDTDPAEWKAIAANEANMALCLESYVRGICGYYVQIRAVWKDNANGKGKGETDWSEWTQPFNLSDISGADDLCNTK from the coding sequence ATGAGAAAGTTCACAATATGGAAATTGGCCACAACATTGGCATTTCTTGTTTCAATGAACGCCTGTTCGAATTCCTCTTCGCCGGATGATTCGGATGACTACACCGATTCTACATCCTCGAAAAATTCGGATGATGGTAAAAATTCCAACAGCTCTTCAAATACTTGTGATGTTCTCAAGAAGCTTGAACTTGGTGCTCCGACAAATTTCACCGTAACCAAGGAATCCGATTCTCTGTGGCTCCTTTCTTGGGATTATACCCGCAATGAATCGCGTGCCGAAACTAATTTTGAAATTGAATCGTTGAATATGGACGATAAGTCCCCTAAGTGGGAAAGCGAAGGCACGACTAATGCCGACGTTACCATTTACATGCTGAAGGGGGCTAAAAAGGCCGGTAAGTATTACCGTGTTGTTGCTATTGATAAATGCGGTAGGTCTAAAGAAAGCAATCGTCAGCAAATCAAGGCCGACGGAAATGCAACTGAAGATTCTACGACGACTACCGTGACAAGCGATATGCCGACGGATCTTGCTTTGACGCGAATTGCTCCGAGCATTTGGGAACTCAGCTGGAAATACAGTAACTTAAGTGATGATCCGAACAGGTCCTTTGTTATCCAGACTTCCAAGCTCAAGGATTTCAAGTGGAAGAGCATTAAATCCAAGATCGAAGGTAATGTCCGTAACTATTACATTCAGGGACGTGACCAAATTGAAACGTATTATCGCATTGCTGTAGTCAATAGTGGTGATACCTCTGCCTTTACTGAAGCTGTCCAGTTGACTCCGGATGTTGCATACCGTGATTACATGGCTCTCAATACTCCGACGCCGTCGACTAAGTTTACTTTGTATTATAACACGGGTATTGAGGCGGATAAGGATACTTCTTCGGAAGATAAAGTGTACACAGGCGCTGTAGCGACTTATACAATTACGGAAAACCTCATTAGCAAGTATATCGTTGAATCCGAGTACACGGATACCGTTTATTACGAAGCCCGTTGGTTCACCTCTTTGGAAAATTACAACTACTATAAGGGCAATTGCGAAGGTATGAAGAAGTCCAATAAGTGCGATAGTTGCTATTGGACTGAAACATTCCCGTATCAGGAACCGTCTATTTCGAAGCGCTTTAGTGTCTATGACGATTATGCTGATGCCGAAAAGAAAACGAAAGTCTTTAATGACTGTGCATCCAAATATAAATATACGGCTGAAAACCATGCTAAACTTTATGATCCTGATACAGATCCGGCAGAATGGAAAGCCATTGCTGCAAATGAAGCGAATATGGCGCTATGCCTTGAATCCTATGTCCGTGGAATTTGCGGATACTATGTACAAATTCGTGCTGTCTGGAAGGATAATGCGAATGGTAAGGGCAAGGGCGAAACGGACTGGAGCGAATGGACTCAGCCGTTCAATCTCAGTGACATCAGTGGCGCAGACGACCTCTGCAATACCAAATAA
- a CDS encoding DMT family protein, translated as MKAGIFTILLLCCSNIFMTFAWYGNLKLKEMHISTDWPLILVILASWGLAFLEYCFMIPANSIGSRINGGPFSLMQLKIIQEAISLTVFTTIAVTVFHTETLQWNHIVAFLFIIAAVFFAFLK; from the coding sequence ATGAAAGCTGGTATTTTTACAATTCTCCTCCTCTGCTGTTCCAACATCTTTATGACGTTCGCTTGGTACGGCAACCTCAAACTCAAAGAAATGCACATCAGCACCGACTGGCCGCTGATTCTTGTGATTCTCGCTTCGTGGGGCCTAGCCTTCCTTGAATACTGCTTTATGATTCCCGCAAACAGCATCGGCAGCCGCATCAATGGCGGTCCGTTCAGCCTGATGCAATTGAAGATCATTCAAGAAGCCATTTCACTTACGGTGTTCACAACGATTGCCGTGACGGTGTTCCACACGGAAACGCTCCAATGGAATCACATCGTTGCATTCTTGTTCATCATCGCCGCCGTTTTCTTTGCATTTTTGAAATAA
- a CDS encoding glutaminyl-peptide cyclotransferase has product MFRSLSFCAFLVFALSSAYAEAPRVVPTILDSIPHEKSHFTQGLSFDGKDLIETTGQYGKSGLYRRTLDGKILDSARIEDRYFGEGSVVLGDEIYYLTWKSHKAFIYSRKPFKKKGEFRIPTEGWGLTLWRDQLLMSNGSDELLQIAPGGFAVSGIIKVTDGRYSIKLLNELEVVGNLLYANIWQTDFIAEIELPSGKVLRYIDFSKKAGEIREKFPGVDVLNGIAYDGKDFWITGKLWPQIYKVKF; this is encoded by the coding sequence ATGTTTAGAAGTTTATCTTTTTGTGCTTTTCTCGTCTTTGCTCTCTCGTCTGCCTATGCCGAGGCTCCGCGTGTCGTGCCGACAATTCTTGATTCTATTCCGCACGAAAAGTCTCACTTTACGCAGGGGCTCTCGTTTGATGGCAAGGACTTGATTGAAACCACGGGCCAGTATGGGAAATCGGGGCTGTATCGTCGTACGCTCGACGGAAAAATTCTTGATTCCGCACGCATTGAAGATCGTTATTTTGGTGAAGGTTCCGTTGTGCTTGGTGACGAGATTTACTACCTCACGTGGAAATCGCACAAGGCTTTTATTTATTCTCGCAAGCCTTTCAAAAAGAAAGGGGAGTTTCGCATCCCGACCGAAGGCTGGGGACTTACGCTTTGGCGTGACCAGCTTTTGATGAGCAATGGCTCCGATGAACTTTTGCAAATTGCACCGGGTGGCTTTGCTGTGTCGGGGATTATTAAGGTAACCGACGGTCGTTATTCAATTAAGCTTTTGAATGAACTTGAAGTCGTCGGAAATCTTTTGTACGCAAACATCTGGCAAACGGACTTTATTGCTGAAATTGAACTTCCGAGCGGGAAGGTTCTCCGCTACATCGATTTCTCGAAAAAAGCGGGGGAGATTCGCGAAAAATTCCCTGGCGTAGATGTCTTGAACGGCATTGCCTACGACGGCAAGGATTTTTGGATTACCGGCAAGCTCTGGCCGCAAATCTATAAAGTCAAGTTTTAG
- a CDS encoding radical SAM protein — MNLVLCLTEQCNLRCTYCYYKESQADRKTVMDDATLEQAIKIALDRTIFFRQSYLNITFFGGEPLLQRDAIYKGVEFAKAVVDNAMDNGKISKNFRLQFAVNTNGTLFDDEFFDFCEREKFRIYLSLDGPEYHHDIARRTVSNTGSFKAIEKHIPQFVKLGAVALSTVTRAHVSTLFESVKWLHEQGFQSLTTSVDFDGKWTGEDFDKLALQYQKMAEYWRACREKGDKFFLGTIHDKIKITLINSRYRLYSCHVYNGAIGVATNGNMFPCTRFITSNPNTHYVQGNVFTGFDETACDKIREFLDNDKKECEGCDIRYRCCAHECACTSYYTTGTIEGVSPEVCTHERMLAEICDTLLEKISA; from the coding sequence ATGAACTTAGTTCTTTGCCTTACAGAGCAATGTAATTTACGTTGTACCTACTGCTATTACAAGGAATCGCAAGCGGACCGCAAAACGGTCATGGACGATGCGACTCTCGAGCAGGCGATTAAAATTGCGCTCGACCGCACGATTTTCTTTAGGCAGTCGTACTTAAACATCACGTTCTTTGGGGGGGAGCCGCTTTTGCAAAGAGACGCAATTTATAAAGGTGTCGAATTCGCAAAGGCGGTTGTCGATAACGCGATGGACAATGGCAAAATTTCTAAAAATTTTAGGTTGCAATTTGCCGTCAACACCAACGGCACGCTTTTTGACGACGAGTTCTTTGACTTTTGCGAGCGCGAAAAGTTCCGCATTTACCTTTCGCTCGACGGGCCAGAATACCATCACGATATCGCCCGCCGCACAGTCAGCAATACGGGTAGTTTCAAGGCCATCGAAAAGCACATTCCACAATTCGTGAAACTCGGCGCTGTAGCATTGAGCACAGTCACGCGTGCACATGTTAGCACGCTTTTCGAGAGCGTCAAATGGCTGCACGAACAGGGATTCCAAAGTCTCACCACAAGTGTCGATTTTGACGGCAAATGGACAGGCGAAGATTTTGACAAGCTCGCCTTGCAATACCAGAAAATGGCAGAATATTGGAGGGCATGTCGCGAAAAAGGCGACAAGTTCTTCCTCGGCACAATTCACGACAAAATAAAAATAACGCTTATCAATTCACGATACAGGCTTTATTCGTGCCATGTATATAATGGAGCCATTGGTGTCGCCACGAATGGAAATATGTTCCCTTGCACACGGTTCATCACCTCAAACCCAAACACCCACTATGTGCAGGGGAACGTTTTCACCGGCTTTGACGAGACGGCTTGCGACAAGATTCGAGAATTTTTGGACAACGACAAAAAGGAATGCGAGGGGTGCGATATTCGCTACCGCTGCTGTGCACATGAATGCGCCTGCACGAGCTACTACACGACGGGGACAATAGAAGGAGTGTCGCCCGAAGTGTGTACGCACGAGAGAATGCTCGCAGAAATCTGCGATACATTGCTAGAAAAAATATCTGCGTAG
- the ilvN gene encoding acetolactate synthase small subunit, whose protein sequence is MKDIAHSISLLVANRPGVLVRIALVFSRRGYNIDSLVVSPTLDPNFSRMNIIAHGNPEILMQIIKQLEKLVDVVQAKDHTGTDAVEKELALIKVRCTAEQRTEILQLCDHFHANTVDMTMTSMIIQITGNSTKVDTLKSLLQKFEIVEYIRTGKVIMLRGEDKT, encoded by the coding sequence ATGAAAGATATTGCACATTCTATTAGCTTGTTAGTGGCAAACCGCCCGGGCGTGCTCGTGCGTATTGCACTCGTGTTCTCCCGCCGTGGCTACAACATCGATTCTCTCGTCGTCTCCCCCACGCTCGACCCGAACTTCAGCCGCATGAACATCATCGCTCACGGCAATCCCGAAATCTTGATGCAGATCATCAAGCAGCTCGAAAAGCTCGTGGACGTGGTTCAGGCCAAGGACCATACCGGTACGGACGCTGTGGAAAAGGAACTCGCCCTCATCAAGGTTCGTTGCACTGCAGAACAGCGTACCGAAATCTTGCAGCTTTGCGACCATTTCCACGCCAACACGGTGGATATGACGATGACTTCCATGATTATCCAGATTACGGGCAACAGCACGAAGGTCGATACCCTCAAGAGCTTGTTGCAGAAGTTCGAAATCGTGGAATACATCCGCACGGGCAAGGTCATCATGCTCCGCGGTGAAGACAAGACGTAA
- a CDS encoding DUF4416 family protein — protein MGEIRTPAKVKIIVGILAKDAESVEAVRGVLKSRFGEEDLNLEPFPFTFTNYYKEEIGMAPVRAFFSYEQLVDRETIVDIKLWTNDIELEIAKANGTPGLRPVNLDPGYMTLGQFFLATTKDQRQRVYMQRGIFVEPTLYFQDGHFHAFDWTYRDYQSENYIKYLEEVRKRLAYQHSTGRPYRLRTQK, from the coding sequence ATGGGTGAAATCAGAACTCCTGCCAAAGTGAAAATCATCGTTGGCATTCTCGCAAAAGATGCCGAATCCGTAGAAGCGGTCCGCGGAGTGCTCAAGTCGCGTTTCGGCGAAGAAGACCTGAACTTGGAACCGTTCCCGTTCACATTCACCAACTACTACAAAGAAGAAATCGGCATGGCTCCGGTGCGAGCATTCTTTAGCTACGAACAGCTCGTGGACCGCGAAACAATTGTCGATATCAAGCTTTGGACAAACGACATTGAACTTGAAATTGCAAAAGCAAACGGAACTCCGGGACTGCGCCCTGTAAATCTCGATCCGGGCTACATGACGCTTGGGCAGTTCTTTTTGGCAACGACCAAGGACCAGCGCCAGCGCGTTTATATGCAACGCGGGATTTTCGTGGAGCCGACGCTTTATTTTCAGGACGGACATTTTCACGCTTTTGACTGGACGTACCGCGACTACCAAAGCGAGAATTACATCAAGTATCTCGAAGAAGTACGCAAACGCCTCGCCTACCAACATTCTACAGGAAGACCATATAGATTGCGGACCCAGAAGTAA
- a CDS encoding glycosyl hydrolase family 8: protein MLFSRILPLCIATAFTTSLAVLDLPNAQPKVDAAYWNKALDSTWQGLVRRNIQPYSAGAGLIHRPKSETPGDAVSEGVGYGMLVSLYANDQASFNKMWEQANTLMWSSCYYNWQMGPDGKITGLGAASDAEEDVALALIFADKLVSAGKWQPYTSAKLGSDYKAHAQKILDCMWSSKQITSNGILAPGAGWGGYEFVNPGYFSPAWYKVFAKFDSNGDRWNTVVDKSYEIIALSPGYSMGMVPDWMTPEGGWVGSAGLGYNAYFESRAFFKDAIRILWRVAIDAIWFDEQRAKTFLKNALTFINSKGGAKAANFYQIENAGELLPAEDKWYDFNNSKDSTTWRYRSEHSHLTIGMWATVAMAVGEKADRIAFSEEMGKFYEGGDYFGLAKNETDALEDTLHNEMYFDQFLAWFGTSMMSGAFVNVVDAIDNPKAATVGDSSSLTPSLKLAERRLAGIAGMKISHLDGAVMMSVSEQAQWKIFDLNDHVVATASGKDFLWKTRGQSGIYIVKAVGRKQSYSRKITVR from the coding sequence ATGTTATTTTCTCGTATTTTGCCGCTTTGCATTGCAACGGCTTTCACCACGTCACTTGCTGTTTTGGACTTGCCGAACGCACAGCCTAAAGTCGATGCCGCCTATTGGAACAAGGCTCTTGATAGTACGTGGCAGGGCTTAGTTCGTCGAAATATCCAGCCGTATAGTGCTGGTGCTGGATTGATTCACCGTCCAAAGAGCGAAACCCCGGGCGATGCCGTGAGTGAAGGCGTTGGCTATGGAATGCTTGTCTCGCTTTATGCCAATGATCAGGCTTCGTTCAATAAAATGTGGGAACAAGCAAATACATTGATGTGGAGCAGCTGCTATTACAACTGGCAGATGGGCCCCGATGGAAAAATTACGGGCTTGGGTGCTGCTTCTGATGCCGAGGAAGATGTCGCTTTGGCTTTGATTTTTGCCGACAAGCTTGTGTCTGCGGGTAAGTGGCAGCCGTACACTTCGGCAAAGCTTGGTTCCGATTATAAGGCGCATGCGCAGAAAATTCTCGATTGCATGTGGAGCTCCAAGCAAATTACAAGTAATGGAATTTTGGCTCCGGGTGCAGGCTGGGGTGGTTATGAATTTGTCAATCCGGGGTATTTCTCTCCGGCTTGGTACAAGGTCTTTGCTAAGTTCGATTCCAATGGTGATCGTTGGAATACTGTGGTTGACAAGTCCTACGAAATCATTGCTCTAAGCCCGGGTTACAGCATGGGCATGGTACCGGACTGGATGACTCCAGAAGGCGGCTGGGTTGGTTCTGCCGGTCTTGGCTATAATGCTTATTTTGAAAGCCGCGCCTTTTTCAAGGATGCAATCCGCATTTTGTGGCGTGTCGCTATTGACGCTATCTGGTTTGACGAACAACGCGCAAAGACGTTCCTCAAGAATGCTTTGACGTTTATCAATTCGAAGGGTGGCGCTAAGGCTGCGAACTTCTACCAGATTGAAAATGCTGGCGAACTGTTGCCTGCTGAAGATAAATGGTATGATTTCAACAATTCCAAGGATTCTACGACATGGCGTTACCGCAGTGAACACAGCCATTTGACGATTGGCATGTGGGCAACGGTTGCTATGGCTGTGGGCGAGAAGGCTGACCGAATTGCTTTCAGTGAAGAAATGGGCAAGTTCTATGAAGGTGGCGATTACTTTGGACTTGCAAAGAACGAAACGGACGCGCTCGAAGATACGCTCCATAACGAGATGTATTTTGACCAGTTCCTTGCCTGGTTCGGCACTTCCATGATGAGCGGTGCTTTTGTGAACGTTGTCGATGCCATTGACAATCCGAAGGCGGCAACAGTTGGGGATTCTTCTTCGCTTACGCCTTCGTTAAAGCTTGCGGAAAGACGTCTTGCCGGTATTGCCGGCATGAAGATTAGCCATTTAGATGGCGCTGTGATGATGTCTGTTTCTGAACAGGCTCAATGGAAAATCTTTGACTTGAACGACCACGTTGTGGCGACTGCTTCTGGTAAAGATTTCCTTTGGAAGACGCGTGGTCAAAGCGGAATCTATATTGTGAAGGCCGTTGGCCGTAAACAAAGTTATTCTCGCAAGATTACAGTTCGCTAA